The following proteins come from a genomic window of Sphaerisporangium rubeum:
- a CDS encoding M24 family metallopeptidase, which produces MTATHRSRRERLGALLAEHDVDALLVTRGVNVRYLTGLVSSNAAVLVREDGSAVLATDSRYVETAERVCPDVEIVRRRDVAAALVTRAARPGVEAHDMSVAAFRDLGEHVAVTGRLVEAVRVVKDEQEIEALRTACELTDRAFAGVVETITPGMTERQIARALEIRMMELGADKPAFDSIVASGPNGSVPHHSPGDRPVARGDLITMDFGALHDGYHADMTRTVALGPVADWQRELYELVAAAQLAGVGAVAPGAGLAEVDAAARDVIAAAGHADRFEHGLGHGVGLEIHEDPFLRASGAGRLEDRVPITVEPGVYLPGRGGVRIEDTLVTRAGGPELLTRTTKELLVL; this is translated from the coding sequence ATGACCGCCACCCACCGATCCCGCCGCGAAAGGCTCGGCGCGCTGCTCGCCGAGCACGACGTCGACGCGCTCCTCGTCACCCGCGGGGTGAACGTCCGCTACCTGACCGGCCTGGTCAGCTCCAACGCCGCGGTCCTGGTGCGCGAGGACGGCTCGGCGGTGCTCGCCACCGACTCCCGCTATGTGGAGACGGCCGAGCGGGTCTGCCCCGACGTCGAGATCGTGCGGCGCCGCGACGTGGCGGCGGCCCTGGTGACCCGGGCCGCGCGGCCCGGCGTGGAGGCGCACGACATGTCGGTGGCCGCGTTCCGTGACCTCGGCGAGCACGTCGCCGTGACCGGCCGGCTGGTGGAGGCGGTGCGGGTGGTCAAGGACGAGCAGGAGATCGAGGCGCTGCGCACCGCGTGCGAGCTCACCGACCGCGCCTTCGCCGGCGTCGTCGAGACCATCACCCCCGGCATGACCGAGCGGCAGATCGCCAGAGCGCTGGAGATCCGCATGATGGAGCTCGGCGCCGACAAGCCCGCCTTCGACTCCATCGTCGCCTCCGGCCCCAACGGCTCGGTGCCCCACCACTCGCCCGGCGACCGGCCCGTCGCGCGCGGCGACCTGATCACCATGGACTTCGGGGCACTCCACGACGGCTACCACGCCGACATGACCCGCACGGTGGCGCTCGGCCCGGTCGCGGACTGGCAGCGCGAGCTGTACGAGCTGGTCGCCGCCGCGCAACTCGCCGGGGTCGGCGCGGTCGCGCCGGGGGCGGGCCTCGCCGAGGTGGACGCGGCGGCGCGCGACGTCATCGCGGCGGCGGGCCACGCCGACCGTTTCGAGCACGGGCTCGGTCACGGCGTGGGCCTGGAGATCCACGAGGACCCGTTCCTGCGTGCGTCGGGGGCCGGTAGACTTGAGGATCGGGTTCCGATCACCGTGGAGCCAGGGGTGTATCTCCCAGGCAGAGGCGGCGTCCGCATCGAGGACACTCTCGTGACGCGCGCCGGCGGCCCGGAGCTCCTCACCCGCACGACCAAAGAGCTGCTGGTCCTGTGA
- a CDS encoding methyltransferase domain-containing protein has translation MEATRQATTPAVRTAVVWDALREALGERAAATGRDRLGIVDAGGGTGGFAVPLAELGHVVTVVDPSPDSLAALERRAAEAGVAVKGIQGDAADLRDLLEPRSADLVLCHSVLEYVEDPASALAAVAGVLMPGGVISVLAANPVATAIHRSITGHFDDARQALADPSGRWGEQDPTPRRFGGEALAALLRQAGFTPRELRGVRIFADLVPGRLLDGEPGAARALIALEQAAAAHPVLRDIATQLHLLAHR, from the coding sequence GTGGAGGCGACCCGCCAGGCCACAACCCCGGCCGTCCGCACCGCCGTGGTCTGGGACGCGCTGCGCGAGGCGCTCGGCGAGCGCGCCGCGGCCACCGGTCGCGACCGTCTCGGCATCGTCGACGCGGGTGGCGGCACCGGCGGGTTCGCCGTGCCGCTGGCCGAACTCGGCCACGTGGTCACCGTGGTGGACCCCAGCCCCGACTCCCTGGCGGCTCTCGAGCGCAGGGCGGCGGAGGCCGGTGTCGCCGTCAAGGGCATCCAGGGGGACGCGGCCGACCTGCGCGACCTGCTGGAGCCGCGCAGCGCCGACCTCGTGCTGTGCCACAGCGTGCTCGAATACGTCGAGGACCCCGCGAGCGCGCTGGCCGCCGTGGCGGGGGTGCTGATGCCGGGTGGCGTGATCAGCGTGCTGGCCGCCAACCCGGTGGCCACCGCCATCCATCGTTCGATCACCGGCCACTTCGACGACGCCAGGCAGGCGCTCGCCGACCCCTCGGGCCGGTGGGGGGAGCAGGACCCGACGCCGCGGCGGTTCGGCGGCGAGGCCCTCGCCGCGCTGCTGCGGCAGGCCGGTTTCACGCCGCGCGAGCTCAGGGGTGTCCGCATCTTCGCCGACCTGGTCCCCGGCCGCCTCCTGGACGGCGAGCCCGGCGCCGCGCGTGCGCTGATCGCGCTCGAACAGGCCGCCGCGGCCCACCCCGTGCTGCGCGACATCGCCACCCAGCTCCACCTGCTGGCCCATCGGTGA
- the dinB gene encoding DNA polymerase IV, with translation MSRKQVLRGGGEAIRRGVGDDTGCTILHVDMDAFYAGVELLERPELKGRPVIIGAAGARGVVLSATYEARAFGVHSAMPMTRARRLCPQAVVIPPSHGKYSEVSKGVMEIFHAITPEVEPIASDEAFLDVSGALRRLGPPARIAAMIRAQVAERHGITCSVGVAGSKFVAKLASRHCKPDGLLVVPVDKVVEFLHPLPVAALWGVGERTEQALLRLGIRTVGDLAQVPPATLQREFGAAGGHLAALAWGRDDRRVTAHVPDKSIGAEETFAYDVDDPEAIRRELLRLSERVAARLRRGGHVGRTVSVKLRRADFTTITRSRTLREATDVAKEIYATSCDLYAAAGLERVRLRLVGVRVENLRPAGSATRQLGLGERETGWREAEMAMDRAARRFGPEAVRPASLVRPPFDGMDL, from the coding sequence GTGTCGCGCAAGCAGGTGCTGAGAGGCGGCGGTGAGGCCATCCGCCGGGGTGTGGGGGACGACACCGGGTGCACGATCCTCCATGTGGACATGGACGCCTTCTACGCCGGCGTCGAGCTGCTGGAGCGTCCCGAGCTCAAGGGCCGGCCGGTGATCATCGGTGCGGCCGGCGCGCGGGGGGTGGTGCTCAGCGCCACCTACGAGGCCAGGGCCTTCGGTGTGCACTCGGCGATGCCGATGACCAGGGCCCGCCGCCTGTGCCCCCAGGCCGTGGTCATCCCGCCGAGCCACGGCAAGTACTCCGAGGTCTCCAAGGGTGTCATGGAGATCTTCCACGCGATCACCCCGGAGGTCGAGCCGATCGCCTCCGACGAGGCGTTCCTGGACGTGAGCGGCGCGCTGCGGCGGCTCGGCCCTCCGGCGCGGATCGCCGCCATGATCCGCGCGCAGGTGGCCGAGCGGCACGGCATCACCTGCTCGGTCGGCGTGGCCGGCAGCAAGTTCGTGGCGAAGCTCGCCTCGCGGCACTGCAAGCCTGACGGCCTTCTGGTGGTCCCGGTGGACAAGGTGGTGGAGTTCCTCCATCCGCTGCCCGTCGCGGCTCTGTGGGGCGTAGGGGAGCGCACGGAGCAGGCTCTGCTGCGGCTCGGCATCCGCACCGTCGGCGATCTGGCCCAGGTGCCGCCTGCCACGCTCCAGCGCGAGTTCGGCGCCGCCGGCGGCCACCTGGCCGCGCTCGCCTGGGGACGGGACGATCGCAGGGTCACCGCGCACGTCCCCGACAAGAGCATCGGCGCCGAGGAGACCTTCGCCTACGACGTCGACGACCCCGAGGCGATCCGCCGGGAGCTCCTGCGGCTGTCGGAGCGGGTCGCCGCGCGGCTGCGGCGCGGGGGTCACGTAGGCCGCACGGTCAGTGTCAAACTGCGCCGCGCGGACTTCACCACGATCACCAGATCGCGTACGCTGCGGGAAGCCACAGATGTGGCGAAAGAGATATATGCCACTAGTTGCGATCTGTACGCGGCGGCCGGACTGGAGCGCGTCCGGCTCCGGCTCGTCGGCGTGCGGGTCGAAAATCTCCGTCCCGCGGGCTCCGCGACGCGTCAGCTCGGGCTCGGAGAACGGGAAACAGGCTGGCGGGAGGCCGAAATGGCCATGGACAGAGCCGCGCGGAGGTTCGGCCCGGAGGCCGTCCGTCCGGCCTCGTTGGTTCGCCCGCCGTTCGATGGAATGGATCTATGA
- a CDS encoding MDR family MFS transporter has protein sequence MVRGETRQEPPDEPGHHGDARGAGDQEVYRTYSHREILQILSGLLMAIFTSMISTSVIGVALPTIVGELGAQDQLSWVAGATLLTMTASTPLWGKMSDLFGRKNMFQLSLGLFVASSLLAGFATDMGLLIFARAVQGLGTGGMAALTQIILGDVVAPRERGRYSGYIGAVFGFSTVAGPLIGGAIVDAPWLGWRWCFFIGVPLALAAMAVVQLVLRPGREAGDARVDWWGAFTLTGGASALMLVLSFGGSAFPWHSAWAYGLGSLAVVLFGFSIIAERRARDPILPPRLFRDRTFVLAGCASLLVGVAMFGVMIYLPQYLQIVKGMSPTVSGLMTLPLVISLLVSAIVAGRVVTRTGRWKAFPLTGLVLIVTGTGLMSLLGSDSSLPVIGADIAVLGVGLGMSMQMLLLAAQNASQRRDMAVATSGITFFRSLGGALGVAALGAILTNEVNDEMTRLLTGTQAAAGTGGARVRDIGLGTPEAINQLPPALHDIVVESFTQAMQTVFLACVPIAVLGFLAVLFLRELPLRTAPASPAAEETA, from the coding sequence GTGGTGCGGGGAGAAACCCGGCAGGAACCACCCGACGAGCCCGGTCACCATGGTGACGCGCGCGGCGCCGGTGACCAAGAGGTGTACCGGACCTATTCTCACCGCGAGATCCTGCAGATTCTCTCCGGCCTGCTGATGGCCATCTTCACCTCCATGATCTCGACTTCTGTCATCGGCGTGGCCCTGCCGACCATCGTGGGGGAGCTCGGCGCGCAGGACCAGTTGTCGTGGGTCGCGGGGGCCACCTTGCTGACCATGACGGCCTCCACGCCGCTGTGGGGGAAGATGTCGGACCTGTTCGGCCGCAAGAACATGTTCCAGCTCTCGCTCGGCCTGTTCGTCGCGTCCTCGCTGCTGGCCGGCTTCGCGACCGACATGGGGCTGCTCATCTTCGCGCGCGCCGTGCAGGGCCTCGGCACCGGCGGCATGGCCGCGCTCACCCAGATCATCCTCGGTGACGTCGTCGCGCCACGGGAACGCGGCAGGTACTCCGGCTACATCGGCGCGGTCTTCGGCTTCTCCACCGTCGCGGGACCGCTGATCGGCGGCGCCATCGTGGACGCGCCGTGGCTCGGCTGGCGCTGGTGCTTCTTCATCGGCGTCCCCCTGGCGCTCGCCGCGATGGCCGTCGTCCAGCTCGTGCTGCGTCCCGGCCGCGAGGCGGGGGACGCCAGGGTCGACTGGTGGGGGGCCTTCACGCTCACCGGCGGCGCCTCGGCGCTGATGCTCGTGCTGTCCTTCGGCGGCAGCGCGTTCCCGTGGCACTCGGCGTGGGCCTACGGCCTCGGCAGCCTCGCCGTCGTGCTGTTCGGGTTCTCGATCATCGCCGAGCGGCGCGCACGCGACCCGATCCTGCCGCCGCGGCTGTTCCGCGACCGCACCTTCGTGCTCGCGGGCTGCGCGTCGCTGCTGGTGGGGGTCGCGATGTTCGGCGTGATGATCTACCTGCCGCAGTACCTCCAGATCGTCAAAGGCATGTCGCCGACGGTGTCGGGCCTGATGACCCTGCCGCTGGTGATCAGCCTGCTCGTGTCCGCCATCGTCGCCGGCAGGGTGGTGACCCGCACCGGCCGGTGGAAGGCGTTCCCCCTGACCGGCCTGGTGCTGATCGTCACCGGCACGGGCCTGATGTCGCTGCTCGGCAGCGACTCCAGCCTCCCGGTGATCGGCGCGGACATCGCCGTGCTCGGCGTGGGCCTCGGCATGAGCATGCAGATGCTCCTGCTCGCCGCGCAGAACGCCAGCCAGCGGCGGGACATGGCCGTCGCCACCTCGGGCATCACGTTCTTCCGCAGCCTCGGCGGTGCTCTCGGCGTCGCGGCGCTCGGCGCGATCCTCACCAACGAGGTGAACGACGAGATGACCCGCCTGCTGACCGGCACCCAGGCCGCGGCGGGGACCGGCGGCGCGCGGGTGCGCGACATCGGGCTCGGCACTCCCGAGGCCATCAACCAGTTGCCTCCCGCGCTGCACGACATCGTCGTCGAGTCGTTCACCCAGGCCATGCAGACGGTGTTCCTGGCCTGCGTCCCCATCGCGGTCCTCGGGTTCCTCGCGGTGCTCTTCCTGCGCGAGCTGCCTCTGCGCACCGCCCCGGCGTCCCCGGCCGCCGAAGAGACCGCCTGA
- a CDS encoding DUF3040 domain-containing protein, translating to MPLSEHEQRLLEQIEQALYAEDPKWANTVRISDPRNHYKRRLVKASIGFVLGVVLLMVGVVAPIIPLGVGGFVVMLAACLWGLSSWKRMNGFGGDNTTARPGQAAQPERRRASRPSFMERMEERWRRRGEDR from the coding sequence GTGCCGCTCTCTGAGCACGAGCAGCGCTTGCTCGAACAGATCGAGCAGGCCCTCTACGCCGAGGACCCGAAGTGGGCCAATACCGTTCGGATCAGTGATCCACGCAACCATTACAAGCGCCGTCTGGTGAAGGCCTCCATCGGCTTCGTGCTCGGTGTGGTGCTCCTGATGGTCGGCGTGGTTGCACCGATCATCCCACTCGGTGTGGGTGGCTTCGTGGTCATGCTCGCCGCGTGTCTGTGGGGCTTGTCAAGCTGGAAGAGGATGAACGGTTTCGGGGGTGACAACACCACCGCACGCCCCGGCCAGGCCGCACAGCCGGAGCGCCGCCGCGCGTCCCGTCCGAGCTTCATGGAACGCATGGAGGAACGCTGGCGCCGCCGCGGCGAAGACCGCTGA
- the efp gene encoding elongation factor P, which translates to MATTNDLKTGLVLKLDGGDLWSVVEFQHVKPGKGGAFVRTKLKNVLSGKVVDKTFNAGVKVEVANVDRREMQYSYLDGDDYVFMDTETYDMLNVPRATVGDAANYLLENTLATVAVNEGNVLYVELPAAVELTIANTEPGLQGDRSTGGTKPATLETGAEIKVPLFITTGERVKVDTRTGEYLGRA; encoded by the coding sequence GTGGCGACGACCAACGACCTCAAGACCGGCCTTGTGCTCAAGCTCGACGGCGGCGACCTGTGGAGCGTGGTGGAGTTCCAGCACGTCAAGCCGGGTAAGGGCGGCGCCTTCGTCCGCACCAAGCTCAAGAACGTGTTGTCGGGCAAGGTCGTGGACAAGACCTTCAACGCCGGCGTCAAGGTCGAGGTGGCCAACGTCGACCGCCGCGAGATGCAGTACTCCTACCTCGACGGCGACGACTACGTGTTCATGGACACCGAGACCTACGACATGCTGAACGTCCCGCGGGCCACCGTCGGCGACGCGGCCAACTACCTGCTGGAGAACACCCTCGCGACCGTCGCGGTCAACGAGGGCAACGTCCTGTACGTCGAGCTCCCCGCCGCGGTCGAGCTGACCATCGCCAACACCGAGCCCGGCCTGCAGGGCGACCGCTCCACCGGCGGCACCAAGCCCGCCACCCTGGAGACCGGCGCCGAGATCAAGGTCCCCCTGTTCATCACCACCGGCGAGAGGGTGAAGGTCGACACCCGCACCGGCGAGTACCTCGGCCGGGCCTGA
- the nusB gene encoding transcription antitermination factor NusB produces MSARGKARRRALDILFEAELRDQSATSVLAERVERAEPPVNEYTTTLVEGVHRNRARIDELISTYSEGWTLDRMPAVDRNLLRAGTYELLWADHVPEAVVISEWVHLASELSTDESPQFVNGLLARFKQLKPSLAL; encoded by the coding sequence GTGTCGGCTCGCGGTAAGGCACGAAGGCGCGCTCTCGACATCCTCTTCGAGGCCGAACTGCGCGACCAGTCGGCCACTAGCGTGCTCGCCGAGCGCGTCGAGCGCGCCGAGCCGCCGGTCAACGAGTACACCACGACGCTCGTCGAGGGAGTGCACCGCAATCGCGCGCGCATCGACGAGCTGATCTCCACCTACTCCGAGGGCTGGACGCTCGACCGCATGCCGGCCGTCGACCGCAACCTGCTGCGGGCCGGCACCTATGAGCTGCTGTGGGCCGACCACGTGCCGGAGGCCGTGGTGATCAGCGAGTGGGTGCACCTGGCGTCGGAGCTGTCCACCGACGAGTCCCCCCAGTTCGTCAACGGTCTCCTCGCGCGTTTCAAGCAGCTCAAGCCGTCCTTGGCGCTGTGA
- a CDS encoding TetR/AcrR family transcriptional regulator codes for MQGASTQTRDRVATTRRILDAASCLFAEHGYDQVTVRMIAAEAEANVALINRYFGSKARLFAEVLVGASALESVIDGDLEGLPRRLAVHMASRLTAADCDDPLVRAVDRAGGSPQIRAVLRERVQSALIGPLGERLPGPMARERAVLATSIILGGGSLRRVLGTDWPSDGDPAFLECRLTAVFTACLAPWPPAEAEDPRPTGGAAGRRLRRRVP; via the coding sequence GTGCAGGGCGCCTCCACGCAGACACGGGACCGGGTGGCCACCACCCGCCGGATCCTCGACGCCGCCAGTTGCCTGTTCGCCGAGCACGGGTACGACCAGGTCACCGTTCGCATGATCGCCGCCGAGGCGGAGGCGAACGTCGCCCTGATCAACCGCTACTTCGGGTCCAAGGCCCGGCTGTTCGCCGAGGTGCTGGTCGGCGCGTCGGCTCTGGAGTCGGTCATCGACGGCGACCTGGAGGGCCTGCCGCGGCGGCTGGCCGTCCACATGGCGAGCCGCCTCACCGCCGCCGACTGCGACGACCCCCTGGTGCGCGCGGTGGACCGCGCGGGAGGCAGCCCGCAGATCCGCGCCGTGCTGCGCGAGCGCGTGCAGTCGGCCCTCATCGGGCCGCTCGGCGAGCGGCTCCCCGGCCCGATGGCCAGGGAACGCGCGGTGCTCGCCACGTCGATCATCCTCGGCGGCGGATCCCTGCGCCGCGTGCTCGGCACGGACTGGCCGTCGGACGGCGACCCCGCGTTCCTGGAGTGCCGGCTCACGGCCGTCTTCACCGCGTGCCTGGCCCCCTGGCCTCCCGCCGAGGCCGAGGACCCGCGTCCCACCGGCGGCGCGGCCGGCCGGCGGCTCAGGCGGCGAGTTCCTTGA